GAAGTGAGACACCTGAAATGTTTCGTAAACAATTAGTAACGGTAACAGATATCATCAACGCGTCTCAATCTGAGATGCGCGCATTATTGTTACATTTGCGTCCAGTAAGTTTAGAAGGAAAAAGCTTACGTAAAGGGATAGAGCAATTGTTAAAAGAATTGCAAACAAAAATCAAGATCGAATTGACTTGGGATGTTGAAGATGTTCATTTGAATAACAGCATCGAAGATCATCTATTTAGAATTGTTCAGGAGTTACTTTCAAACACATTGCGACATGCCAAAGCAAAAGAACTTGAAGTTTATTTACATCAAGTGGATAAAAATGTGTTATTGCGTTTAGTTGATGATGGTGTTGGTTTCGATATGAGTGAGAATGATAATAAAGCCGGTAGTTACGGTTTAAAAAATATTCGCGAACGTGTAGCTGGTATGGGCGGTATTGTTAAGATAATCAGCTTCAAAGGTCAAGGAACAAGTGTTGAGATCAAAGTGCCTGTAATAAAGGAGGAATTAGCAAGTGATCAAAGTAATGTTAGTAGATGACCATGAAATGGTACGATTAGGCGTATCCTCTTATTTGTCGATTCAAGAAGATATTGAAGTGGTTGGAGAAGCTGAAAATGGTCAGATTGGCTATGAGAAGGCATTAGAATTAAGACCTGATGTAATTCTAATGGATTTAGTCATGGATGTCATGGATGGAATCGAGTCAACGAAGGCGATTTTAAAAGATTGGCCGCAAGCTCGAATCATCATTGTTACTAGTTTTATAGATGATGAAAAAGTATATCCGGCAATTGAAGCAGGAGCTGCTGGTTATCTTTTGAAAACTTCGACAGCTCATGAGATTGCAGATGCTATTCGAGCAATTTCTAGAGGAGAACGTGTTTTAGAACCAGAAGTAACAACAAAAATGATGGAACGTTTAACGAAAAAACACGAACCCGTGTTGCATGAAGATTTGACGAATCGTGAACATGAAATTTTAATGTTGATTGCCAAAGGACGCAGCAATCAGGAAATTGCGGATGAGTTATTTATCACGCTTAAAACAGTTAAAACTCATGTTTCAAATATTTTAGCGAAACTAGATGTTGAAGACCGCACACAAGCAGCTATTTATGCGTTTCAACATGGATTGGCAAAATAAAGAAATAGAGAATAGAGTCATCCACTAATGACTCTATTCTCTATTTTTTTTAGCATTTATAATAAGAAATAAAAGAAAAATCGATTGGCTCCTCTGTGGCTTTGAACTTTTCTCAAAACGTTTTATACCTCTTTGCATAACAATAGGTAAGCATAATAAAATAGAACCGCTGTTTCTGTTCAATTGTGTATCAGTTTGTTATACTTAAATTAAACTTAACACTAGGAGCATGATAAACATGAAGCAAAATTTTGCAATTATTGGATTAGGGAGATTTGGTGGCAGTATTTGTCAGACGTTGATTGAATCTGGTCAAGAAGTTCTGGCGATTGATAGTAATGAAGATCGAGTAAATGAATATATGAATATAGCAACACACGCAGTTGTGGCAAATGCACAGGATGAGGCGACGTTGCGCTCTTTGGGTATTCGCAATTTTGATCATGTAGTTGTGGCTATTGGAGAGGATATTCAAGCGAGTATTTTGGTCACCTTAATGGTGAAGGAAATGGGTGTACCGAATGTTTTGGCTAAAGCAGTCAATGAATACCATGCAAGAGTCTTAGAAAAAATTGGTGCAGATTTAGTTGTTCATCCGGAAAGAGATATGGGAATCAGGGTTGCCCATAAACTGGTTTCTAGAAATATTTTAGATTACATTGAGCTATCAAATGAAGTTTCCTTAGCCGAGGTGCGTGTCTCGAATCCAAAATTTTATGGCAAAACATTAGGAGAATTAAACTTCCGTCAGCGGTTTGGATTGACGGTTGTTGCTATACGTCGCTCAAAATCTGAAGTCATCACATCACCTGCAGCAGAAGAAATGGTTAGAGAAAATGATAACTTATTAGTCGTAGGTGAAACAGACGACGTTGATTTGTTAGATGAAAAAATGAATGAGTAGGGTAAGCAGTTTATTCCCTGAAAATTTGACTATATGCTAAAATGACAAGGAGTGAGATGGCATTAGTCTCGGCTGAACGAGATTGCAATGCTTTTATGTTAGGAGGAAATGAAAGATGGAATTAACAATTACACCACGTGCACAACAATGGTTCAAAGATGAAGTAGGTGTCACTTCAGATAGTGGTATTCGTTTTTATGGTAAAATTTATGGTAAAACAGATGTTCATGAAGGATTTTCAATCGCAATGTCTGTAGAAGCACCAGATCAGCCATTAGTCAAAGAAGTAATCGATGGAATTACTTATTTTATCGAAGAGACAGACGATTGGTTCTTTAAAGGATATGATTTATTAGTGGATTATGATGAGGAAAAAGAGGAACCTCAATATAAATTTGCTGGAAATAAAGAAGACTTGAAACAATAGTCTGACTCGTATTTCACTTATTTAGAAAGAAAAGACAGAGTAAGCGGGACAAGTGACTGGAAAAAGCTCCTTCGACATAGCGGCGAAGGAGCTAGATATTCTTGTTTAGTGTACAGAGAAAAATAGATTTAACGGTATCAGCTGTCTAAAGAAGAAGACTTGGCTGTATATTTTTTATGTAACGTATCAATAAGTCCTACTTGATAATCTAATGCAGGAGATAATGGAATGACTTGGAAGTTACCATTATCCTTGACTTTATCTGGTATCAAAAGCTTTGATGCAGCTATGTAAAAATCGTAGTCATCCTCAGAAGCTGAAGAAACAAAAGAAACTGAAATAAAGGAAATTTGTTCTAAAAAATCAAAAAGAGACTGCAGAAAAATAGCATTTGGTGATAAAATAATACCCACGTTCAATTGATATTTTGGATTACTTCGTTCATAAAAAGGAAGTAATAAAAATGAACAAATATAGGTTAAGTCTTCCAAACAATTTTTTATCCACGTAAATTCAGGAGTTAAAACAATTTGTTTAAGGAATTCTCTCACTTTTGCAGAAAGAGGAGCATATAAAGGGTTTTGTTTTTTTATACACGTTTCCATAAAGTTGATAGCTAGTGGTAGTGAGTCTTTTATCACAGAGTGATTGAGGCAAGTAGTAAAGATATTGATATTCAATACCTCTCTCTCAGCCTCAGAAAGTTGTTTTTCTGTGAATAAAGGAAGATAAAAATCTTCAAAACGTTCAATCAGATTACTTAAAGGCTGCTGCTCGCTAGTCATATATTCTTTTACATAGCTAATTCTAGGATCATCTGCATAAAAATAAATATTCCAGTAAAACATCATAAAAGAAAGAAAAGTGGATTCTCGTTCTATGAAATGTTGAGGTAGATTTACTTGTTCTAATTTTTTAATAAAGGACATATTTACTTTAGGAAAAGCCAATTGTTTAAACGGAGGTTCGATAATGAAATGTTTTTTTTTGATACGTAGCTGAGAAATCGTTGTCAGCAAATACCATTCTCTAGGTTCTGTGTATGTCATCCATTGACGATCTTCCGGATCAAATAAATCAAAGCCTCGTTTGGTTTCATCCAACGCTAAAAATAGGTCTTCTCCATAAGATGCGATCCAAAAGAAGTTTAAATAAACAATACGAATCAAGTTTTCTTTTCCAGTTAACTGAAGTTTTGAACAGTTTAACTGAATATCGAAATCCTTTAAATAATTGATCAATGGTTGTAGTCTACGGATAATGGAAGCCCGGCTAATAAAATGGTCTCTACAAAAATTTTCTATTGTATAATTCTTCTCTAAAATGGTTGCCAGTAAAAATTTATAAGGCAAACTTTTACGAAATAGAAATTGTGAATATGGAATATCACGTAACTTAGATAAATCAATATGTACTTTGCCTTGGCTAGTTAATAACGCAAGCCCTTGTTTTTCCATGAGATCTTCATGTATTTCAGAGAACAACGAGTTTAAGCGGGCGTAAGAAAAATCTGTGAATTGTTCAAAATAGTGAACGCTATATGTACCATTTGCGGTGTTCAATAACTGATTAAAAACGCTTATTTTACGCTGCGCAACGTCATCTAACAAAATGTCTTCTAGCATATGTAGTCTCCCTTAGTAATAAATTATGATTTTTATAATAATTGAAAGTTATATATTTCACAAAAATAAATATATTAATAGATTAAAAATCATTTTCTCTTTATATAATAACCATTTGTTCAATAGATTTCAATTGTAAATTAAATATAAATCAAAAATGTAATAATTATTTAAAGTTACATTAATATTATTTTTTTGTTTGTAAACCTTATAATTATTGAGGTGTTCGCTTTTTTTAAATGAATCGATTAAAAAATGCGTGTTATTTATATCGCGTAAATTTGTTTTAGGTGATTTTTATGGTACTGTCATGAGCGTGTGGAAATAGGTCATGATCTTATTCGTAATTTTTTTATTACTAAGGCGTAGATGTATGCTATAATCAACAAATAATACTTTTTTTTGGAGGAAATTTCATGCTATCAATTATTGTTCCTTGTTACAATGAAGAGGAATCCATTCCATTGTTTTTTGAAGAAGTGGAGAAAGTGAGTTCGCAAATTCACCATGATATAGAATATATATTTATTAACGATGGGTCAAAAGATCAAACATTAAATACACTGAGAAACTTATATAAAGAACATCCTGAAAAGGTTCGTTTTCTTTCTTTTTCTAGAAATTTTGGGAAAGAAGCGGGCTTATATGCTGGACTTAAAGAGGCGAAAGGCAGTTTAGTTACCGTGATGGATGTGGATTTACAAGATCCTCCTGAATTATTGCCGAAAATGATTCAAATGTTAGAGACGAATAAAGAATTAGATTGTGTTGGCACCAGACGAGGTGACCGCGAAGGTGAACCGCCTATCCGCAGCTTTTTTGCTAAGATGTTTTATCGTTTAGTCAATAAAATCGGTGAAACTGAAATGGTCGATGGAGCTAGAGATTTTCGCTTGATGACAAGACAAATGGTTGATGGGATTTTAGAATTAACAGAGTATAACCGTTTTTCAAAAGGGATTTTCAGCTGGGTAGGATTTAATACAGAGTATATTTCTTACGAGAATCGTGAACGAGTAGCTGGGGCTACCTCATGGTCATTCTGGAGTTTACTGAGTTATTCGATTGATGGAATCGTGAACTTTTCAGAAGCGCCATTGAATCTGGCTTCTTATGTGGGGGCTTTTTCATGTGCGGGATCCGTTATTGCAATGCTTGTTATTTTTTTTAGAACGATTATCAAAGGGGACCCTACTAGCGGATGGCCGTCTATGGTTTGTATCATTTTGTTTGTTGGAGGACTTCAGTTACTTTGCCTTGGAATTATAGGAAAATATATTGGTAAAATTTTCTTGGAAACAAAAAAACGCCCGATCTATCTTGTTAAAGAAACAGAAAAAGATCAAAAATAATAAAATACTGACTCGAAACTATTCATTAGTGATTCGAGTCAGTATTTTTTAATAACCTTGGTGTAACGCTATTTCATTTTTAGCTAAAGTTTTATCGGTCAAATATTGTTTGAGATTTTGCATAAATATAGTCAACAATTTTGTTTTGAATTTAGGCGTTAAGCCAGAGATATGAGGGGTAATCAAAACATTTTTCATAGTCCAAAGTGGACTGTTTTCAGGTAAAGGTTCCTCTTCAAAGACATCTAGTGCTGCAAAACTTAGTTGGCCTGTATTTAATGCATGAATCAAATCACTTGTATTAACAGAAGGCCCACGTCCAACATTAACAAAAACAGTTCCTGGTTTCATCGAAAGAAACATTCTTTCATTATACATTTGATAAGTCTCATCGGTTAGAGGTAGAATATTCACAACAATATCCATTTCATTAACAATGCGACTCATATTCTTATGAGAATAACACTCGATAAAACCATTTGTTACGTGACCGGAAGTATTGACTCCATATGTTTGGATACCTAAGCCTTGTGCAAAGACAGCAAGTTGTTGACCGATGCGGCCAGTTCCAACAATCAACATTTTTTGCATAGATAATTGTTGGTAGGAAATGTTATTGGTGGACCATTCCTTTTTTGACTGATTATCGATACTGGCGCGGATTCCTCTAAATTCAGCCAATAAAACACCTAAAACATGTTCTGCAATTGAGATGCTATGGATGCCGCTAGCGTTGGATAGTAAAATACCTTTCTCAGCAAAACGATTTAAATCATATGAGTCAACACCGGCAGAAACAGATTGGACCCATTTCAAGTGGCTTGTTTTTGAGTCAAGCAAACGTTGTCCTAAGTCCTTGTCCCAGCCTAACATGATTTCAATATCATCCTCAATTATTTGCGGTACTTCTCTTTTCGCATCAATGATTATATGATCAGGAGCACTTTGTCTGATTGTTTCAACTTGTTCTTCTTTCATTTGTTCATAAAGATAGATTAGTGGTTGTCCCATTTGAATTCCTCCTTGCTAGTCTATTGTAACAAAAATGTACCGCAAACAAAAAAAGATTGAACTGCTTATTAAACAGTTCAATCTTTTTTAGGATCATGTAACTTATATTTTTTCTCCACGAGCATACGCTGCTGCAAGGATATCCACTTCTTTTTTTAATTCGTCAACCATTATTTCTTCTGGAACAGTACGGATGATTTTCCCTTTTTTGAACAGCATTCCTTTGCCGTTTCCACCAGCAATTCCGATATCTGCTTCGCGAGCTTCACCTGGACCATTAACAGCACAGCCTAAAACAGCCACTTTGATCGGTGCTTTGATCTGTTCAATATATTCTTCTATTTCATTCGCAATCGGAATCAAATCAATTTCGATTCGTCCGCAAGTTGGACAAGAAATCAGTGTGGCAGCATTACTTGCCAGACCGAAGGCTTTTAGGACTTCTTTGGCTACTTTGATTTCTTCTACAGGGTCAGCTGAAAGGGAAACACGACAAGTATTTCCAATGCCTCGAGAAAGCAAGGCACCTAAGCCTGCTGCAGATTTCATTCCACCAGAAAATTTTGTCCCAGCTTCAGTAATTCCTAAATGTAGAGGATAGTCAAAAGTTTGAGCAGCTAAAGAATAGGCTTCGATAGCTAAATTAACATCGCTAGCTTTTAGTGACACAATGATATCGTAAAACTTTAATTCTTCAAGTATTTTAATGTGTTCAACTGCACTAGCAACCATAGCTTCAGCAGTGGGGTAACCATATTGTTGCAAGAATTTTTTTTCTAATGAACCAGCATTTACACCAATTCTGATTGGGATTCCTTTTGCTTTACAAGCAGTAACAACTTTTTCTACACGGTCCTTACGTCCGATATTACCAGGATTGATTCGGATTTTATCTACACCTTGTTCAATTGCTTTCAGAGCTAAACGATAGTCAAAGTGAATATCAGCCACTAAGGGAATTGAGATCTGACGTTTGATTGCCCCTAATGCATCCGCAGCAGCCTCATCTGGAACGGCAACACGAACGATTTGACAACCTGCGTCTTCTAAGCGTTTGATTTGAGCTACAGTGCTGTCAACATCATGTGTTTTGGTTGTACACATACTTTGAATAAAAAGCTCATCACTGCCACCGATTGTTAAGTCTCCAACTTTAACTCGACGTGTATTTTTACGATGGGTCAATTCTCCCATAATGAATTCTCTCCTTAATGCTTCGCGATTATTTTGGTTACTAATTTTCAACAAGTATAATTCATGGTCTATCTTAACATATAATAATAGAACTGAGAATCTAAGAAAAGGTTAAGAATAGAGCGGCTATTTCTTATTTAGGTTTAAGCTAAAGGCGGTACTTGTCGTTCTTCTTTACGGATAGCAAAGAAAAATATCAATAAAGAAATGAAGACAATCAAAAAGCTATCATCAAAAGCCGAATTGATAAAATGAAGAACGCTGCTAATGATTACAGGTAATGTCGCACAATAAGTTGAAATCTTTAGGCAGTCTAAAAAGCGTAGTTTATATAAACGAATTTTACTATATAAGTTAGCACCGATTGTAACCATTAGTAGATTGATGATCAAGTTAATGAAAGTTGGATACAAGGTAAAGATAAAAACAACTAGCTTTATCCAAAAAGGAACATTGGCTTCATCTAATGATTTTTTTAAATTATCACTATTTAGCCCATCAAGTGTTCCTTTAGAATAAGGGACTTCAAATTGACTAGCTCCCAGTAGTGAATCCGCAGCACCTGAGTTGGGCAGAGCGATAACAAATTCATCTTGTAAAAAGCCTAAACCAACAGCGTTTCCAACGGAATCAGCAGTTACATCATTAACGGATCGTTTTCCATCAGGGTCAAAGGTAAAGATGATAGAATTTGTCTGGTAAATGAATCCTTCAGCACCTTTTGCTGTTTGGAATTTTCCGTCAGTAATTTTAAAATCGGGCAGTTTTGCAGCAATTTTTTGTCCATCATTTTTGATGTCTTGCATTATGGAAAAGATTTGTTTTGTTATAGGAAGTGCAAGAATAATACTTAGAAAAAGAACATATAAAATGACTTTCCAAAACGGCATCTTTTTTGCTTGATGGAGGTCATTTAATTGAAATAATGAGTGTTTAAAGAGCGTAAATGAGTTCATAAATTTTCTCCTGACTTGAAATTGAGTACACACGTCATTTTAAAGGAGTTAACAGGGAAAAACAAGTTTATACCAAACTTTGTAAGCAATTACTTTGAAGGTTGCTATAAAATCTGTTATGCTATAAATGTATGAAACTTTATACTTAATTAATGGAGGGATTTTTTTATGACTTACACTTTACCAGATTTACCTTATG
This sequence is a window from Enterococcus sp. 7F3_DIV0205. Protein-coding genes within it:
- a CDS encoding DUF1189 domain-containing protein → MNSFTLFKHSLFQLNDLHQAKKMPFWKVILYVLFLSIILALPITKQIFSIMQDIKNDGQKIAAKLPDFKITDGKFQTAKGAEGFIYQTNSIIFTFDPDGKRSVNDVTADSVGNAVGLGFLQDEFVIALPNSGAADSLLGASQFEVPYSKGTLDGLNSDNLKKSLDEANVPFWIKLVVFIFTLYPTFINLIINLLMVTIGANLYSKIRLYKLRFLDCLKISTYCATLPVIISSVLHFINSAFDDSFLIVFISLLIFFFAIRKEERQVPPLA
- a CDS encoding response regulator, which gives rise to MIKVMLVDDHEMVRLGVSSYLSIQEDIEVVGEAENGQIGYEKALELRPDVILMDLVMDVMDGIESTKAILKDWPQARIIIVTSFIDDEKVYPAIEAGAAGYLLKTSTAHEIADAIRAISRGERVLEPEVTTKMMERLTKKHEPVLHEDLTNREHEILMLIAKGRSNQEIADELFITLKTVKTHVSNILAKLDVEDRTQAAIYAFQHGLAK
- a CDS encoding HesB/YadR/YfhF family protein; this translates as MELTITPRAQQWFKDEVGVTSDSGIRFYGKIYGKTDVHEGFSIAMSVEAPDQPLVKEVIDGITYFIEETDDWFFKGYDLLVDYDEEKEEPQYKFAGNKEDLKQ
- a CDS encoding helix-turn-helix domain-containing protein, with amino-acid sequence MLEDILLDDVAQRKISVFNQLLNTANGTYSVHYFEQFTDFSYARLNSLFSEIHEDLMEKQGLALLTSQGKVHIDLSKLRDIPYSQFLFRKSLPYKFLLATILEKNYTIENFCRDHFISRASIIRRLQPLINYLKDFDIQLNCSKLQLTGKENLIRIVYLNFFWIASYGEDLFLALDETKRGFDLFDPEDRQWMTYTEPREWYLLTTISQLRIKKKHFIIEPPFKQLAFPKVNMSFIKKLEQVNLPQHFIERESTFLSFMMFYWNIYFYADDPRISYVKEYMTSEQQPLSNLIERFEDFYLPLFTEKQLSEAEREVLNINIFTTCLNHSVIKDSLPLAINFMETCIKKQNPLYAPLSAKVREFLKQIVLTPEFTWIKNCLEDLTYICSFLLLPFYERSNPKYQLNVGIILSPNAIFLQSLFDFLEQISFISVSFVSSASEDDYDFYIAASKLLIPDKVKDNGNFQVIPLSPALDYQVGLIDTLHKKYTAKSSSLDS
- a CDS encoding glycosyltransferase family 2 protein — translated: MLSIIVPCYNEEESIPLFFEEVEKVSSQIHHDIEYIFINDGSKDQTLNTLRNLYKEHPEKVRFLSFSRNFGKEAGLYAGLKEAKGSLVTVMDVDLQDPPELLPKMIQMLETNKELDCVGTRRGDREGEPPIRSFFAKMFYRLVNKIGETEMVDGARDFRLMTRQMVDGILELTEYNRFSKGIFSWVGFNTEYISYENRERVAGATSWSFWSLLSYSIDGIVNFSEAPLNLASYVGAFSCAGSVIAMLVIFFRTIIKGDPTSGWPSMVCIILFVGGLQLLCLGIIGKYIGKIFLETKKRPIYLVKETEKDQK
- the ispG gene encoding flavodoxin-dependent (E)-4-hydroxy-3-methylbut-2-enyl-diphosphate synthase; this encodes MGELTHRKNTRRVKVGDLTIGGSDELFIQSMCTTKTHDVDSTVAQIKRLEDAGCQIVRVAVPDEAAADALGAIKRQISIPLVADIHFDYRLALKAIEQGVDKIRINPGNIGRKDRVEKVVTACKAKGIPIRIGVNAGSLEKKFLQQYGYPTAEAMVASAVEHIKILEELKFYDIIVSLKASDVNLAIEAYSLAAQTFDYPLHLGITEAGTKFSGGMKSAAGLGALLSRGIGNTCRVSLSADPVEEIKVAKEVLKAFGLASNAATLISCPTCGRIEIDLIPIANEIEEYIEQIKAPIKVAVLGCAVNGPGEAREADIGIAGGNGKGMLFKKGKIIRTVPEEIMVDELKKEVDILAAAYARGEKI
- a CDS encoding potassium channel family protein; the encoded protein is MKQNFAIIGLGRFGGSICQTLIESGQEVLAIDSNEDRVNEYMNIATHAVVANAQDEATLRSLGIRNFDHVVVAIGEDIQASILVTLMVKEMGVPNVLAKAVNEYHARVLEKIGADLVVHPERDMGIRVAHKLVSRNILDYIELSNEVSLAEVRVSNPKFYGKTLGELNFRQRFGLTVVAIRRSKSEVITSPAAEEMVRENDNLLVVGETDDVDLLDEKMNE
- a CDS encoding phosphoglycerate dehydrogenase, which codes for MGQPLIYLYEQMKEEQVETIRQSAPDHIIIDAKREVPQIIEDDIEIMLGWDKDLGQRLLDSKTSHLKWVQSVSAGVDSYDLNRFAEKGILLSNASGIHSISIAEHVLGVLLAEFRGIRASIDNQSKKEWSTNNISYQQLSMQKMLIVGTGRIGQQLAVFAQGLGIQTYGVNTSGHVTNGFIECYSHKNMSRIVNEMDIVVNILPLTDETYQMYNERMFLSMKPGTVFVNVGRGPSVNTSDLIHALNTGQLSFAALDVFEEEPLPENSPLWTMKNVLITPHISGLTPKFKTKLLTIFMQNLKQYLTDKTLAKNEIALHQGY